From the genome of Colletotrichum higginsianum IMI 349063 chromosome 4, whole genome shotgun sequence, one region includes:
- a CDS encoding Tyrosine--tRNA ligase translates to MSSTLVSRLPELRRSICRRCAGLSVVQLQQNRPRWISQGVVEKREIGETEWAKRAAAIKQGDAQNIWDIFEERGYIKDVAGRTPQVKELLRTKRIGAYVGVDPTAESLHVGHLLPFMPLFWMYLHGYTAVSLVGGATGRIGDPTDRLKTREVMANSEVSMNITKLHYQLKKLWANVEALGRKYGTQPDWAAKRHLVNNNMWWQGLPMYDVMKRLGRYMRLGPMLSRDTVKNKMEKGDGMSLAEFIYPLMQGWDFWHLYSKLGVQMQIGGSDQFGNIVTGIEAVKTIRSSEENPYVRMPETWKDDPIGFTVPLLTDSAGAKFGKSAGNAVWLDPFKTSAFDLYGYFARRPDNEVERLLKLFTFLPMANIQRLMAEHAQDPPKRIAQHTLAFEVLSLVHGADVAIREQQQHQFMYSKGGNSAQIAAAAAATANTPGAGDDMAPYKAVEGQPTTLNNAPKMDIQLPEDLIYNQGIARILYAAGLASSVSDGHRIARAAGAYVAAAPGKDMRGLVPGNLDWTPVKLWFPQDVPKFLIDGRVLILRKGKHNVRIIEVVSDQSWQESGRSYPGEPFKGKTRVLLNQLKEVAAAEGRKLSRSALEQMVREKMAAEEEEVAVANNPDIKFPTKSERRQQASGEGHKPQ, encoded by the exons ATGTCGTCGACGTTGGTGTCCCGCCTCCCCGAGCTGCGGCGAAGCATCTGCAGACGATGCGCCGGGCTCTCAGTAGTCCAATTGCAGCAGAACCGACCCAGGTGGATATCCCAAGGGGTAGTGGAAAAGCGCGAGATTGGAGAAACGGAGTGGGCGAAGCGCGCCGCGGCTATCAAGCAGGGTGATGCCCAGAATATTTGGGACATCTTTGAGGAACGAGGTTATATCAAGGACGTCGCAGG ACGAACACCACAAGTCAAAGAGCTCCTACGAACCAAACGAATAGGCGCATACGTCGGAGTCGATCCGACGGCAGAGTCCCTCCACGTCGGCCACCTACTCCCCTTCATGCCCCTTTTCTGGATGTACCTCCACGGCTACACCGCTGTGTCGCTGGTTGGTGGTGCAACGGGCAGGATAGGCGATCCGACGGACCGCTTGAAAACCCGCGAGGTCATGGCAAACAGCGAGGTGTCGATGAACATCACAAAGCTCCACTACCAGCTTAAAAAGCTTTGGGCCAATGTCGAGGCGCTCGGGCGCAAGTACGGCACGCAGCCTGACTGGGCGGCCAAGAGGCATCTCGTCAACAACAACATGTGGTGGCAGGGCTTACCGATGTACGATGTCATGAAGAGGCTGGGCCGCTACATGCGGTTAGGGCCAATGCTCAGCCGTGATAC CGTCAAAAACAAGATGGAAAAGGGCGACGGCATGTCCCTTGCGGAATTTATTTACCCCTTGATGCAGGGGTGGGACTTCTGGCATCTGTACTCCAAGCTGGGTGTGCAGATGCAGATCGGGGGATCTGACCAGTTTGGCAACATCGTGACGGGTATCGAGGCTGTCAAGACGATTCGGTCTTCGGAGGAGAACCCCTATGTGAGGATGCCCGAGACCTGGAAGGATGATCCCATCGGCTTCACCGTGCCCCTCCTGACAGACAGCGCGGGCGCCAAATTTGGCAAGAGCGCCGGCAACGCCGTCTGGCTCGACCCTTTCAAGACCAGTGCCTTCGACCTATACGGATACTTCGCCAGACGGCCCGACAACGAGGTCGAGAGGCTGCTCAAGCTCTTCACTTTCCTGCCGATGGCCAACATTCAGCGGTTGATGGCTGAGCACGCCCAAGACCCGCCCAAGAGAATCGCCCAGCACACCCTCGCCTTCGAGGTTCTGTCACTGGTtcacggcgccgacgtcgccatccgggaacagcagcagcatcagtTTATGTACAGCAAAGGCGGTAACTCCGCgcagatcgccgccgccgccgctgccaccgccaACACACCGGGTGCGGGAGACGACATGGCCCCTtacaaggccgtcgagggccagCCGACGACGCTGAACAACGCCCCCAAGATGGATATACAGCTCCCCGAGGACCTCATCTACAATCAAGGCATTGCTCGCATTCTCTACGCCGCGGGTCTGGCGTCATCCGTCAGCGATGGCCACCGCATCGCACGCGCAGCGGGCGCTTacgtcgccgcggcgccgggcaAGGACATGCGCGGCCTCGTCCCCGGCAATCTCGACTGGACGCCTGTCAAGCTCTGGTTTCCCCAGGATGTGCCCAAGTTCCTCATTGACGGGCGCGTGCTTATCCTCCGCAAGGGGAAGCACAATGTGCGTATCATCGAGGTCGTAAGCGACCAAAGCTGGCAAGAAAGCGGCAGGTCATACCCCGGCGAGCCGTTCAAGGGTAAGACGCGCGTGCTGCTGAACCAGCTCAAGGaggtcgctgccgccgagggccgcaAGCTGTCGCGCAGCGCCCTTGAGCAGATGGTCAGAGAGAagatggccgccgaggaggaggaggtcgccgtcgcAAACAACCCGGATATCAAGTTCCCCACCAAGAGCGAGCGACGGCAGCAGGCATCTGGGGAGGGCCACAAACCGCAGTAG
- a CDS encoding CybS protein: MASIVRPSLLRQTATAARMAQAAPIRSAFVKDSTRAAAFHTTAKRQLLPVGPQVIDGGVNKPAPVPPPSPAHGSYHWTFDRLLAAGLVPITIAPFAAGSLNPTTDAILCAMILIHSHTGFQNILIDYVPTKHYPKSRKATMWSLNLATALVGLGLYEFETSDVGVTEAVARLWRA, translated from the exons ATGGCTTCGATTGTGCGACCCTCCCTGCTCCGGCAAACAGCCACTGCGGCCCGTATGGCTCAGGCCGCTCCGATCCGCTCCGCCTTCGTCAAGGACTCGACAAGAGCCGCGGCCTTCCACACCACAGCCAAGAGGCAACTGCTGCCCGTCGGACCTC AGGTCATTGACGGTGGAG TCAACAAGCCCGCCCCCGTCCCTCCTCCGAGTCCCGCTCACGGCTCCTACCACTGGACCTTTGACCGTCTACTCGCTGCCGGCCTGGTTCCCATTACTATCGCCCCCTTCGCCGCTGGTTCCCTCAACCCGACGACCGACGCCATTCTCTGCGCCATGATCCTCATCCACTCCCACACTGGCTTCCAGAACATCCTCATCGACTACGTCCCCACCAAGCACTACCCCAAGTCGCGCAAGGCCACCATGTGGAGCCTGAACCTGGCCActgccctcgtcggccttggcctgtACGAGTTCGAGACTAGCGATGTTGGTgtcaccgaggccgtcgcgcGTCTCTGGAGGGCGTAA
- a CDS encoding nitrogen permease regulator 2, with product MIQGIFYARFFPREGPHIVAQSPPGCITASSGAATAKPPLIDWDVMQEYIVPRKAFFNRYMTVQDPEGKYAVLGFPVLIPHQKYQRNEFIFNFGLVLDVDADLAQYEPVVRRLAVTFKEMEKQNEYLSQEDGGGNGGGERRPIESLLEIVKEDLNNYGECMIPVDDANTINMKLFPHHASPPQVRGWHVPVAKMKFAEIVDQTWDLTMQKVVAHIDGVNDVRRIAWLADVSLDLATLALRHLLYYDTVLLLDMFFFGSCYAPRPGIHDFVADRDGIVDECAAYVCIHARQRVSSFMLIKLMTSFCVGKSVMEWLRAHQEAGFDVLRYVDVRRLVQFGVIKGCLYRVHKYVVSKQYLAALATGQARPKAGGDPLQQYTDGCHPFDQIITEKNLTDGEIMEKLKSLPVPSGDLTVFYR from the exons ATGATCCAAGGCATCTTCTATGCTAGGTTCTTCCCCAGGGAGG GCCCACACATCGTGGCCCAGTCGCCGCCGGGCTGCATCACGGCCTCCTCcggcgcggcgacggcgaagccgCCACTGATTGACTGGGACGTAATGCAGGAGTACATCGTGCCGCGCAAGGCCTTCTTCAACCGGTACATGACGGTACAGGACCCGGAGGGCAAGTACGCCGTGCTGGGCTTCCCCGTGCTGATCCCGCACCAAAAGTACCAGCGCAACGAGTTCATCTTTAATTTCGGACTCGTGCTGGACGTCGATGCGGACCTGGCGCAGTACGAGCCAGTCGTGAGGCGGTTGGCCGTCACCTTCAAAGAGATGGAGAAGCAGAACGAGTATCTCAGCCAGGAGGACGGTGGCGGGAACggcggaggggagagaaggcCGATCGAGAGTCTATTAGAGATTGTCAAGGAGGATCTGAACAACTATGGCGAGTGCATGATTCCCGTCG ACGACGCAAATACGATCAATATGAAGCTCTTCCCGCACCACGCCAGCCCACCCCAAGTCCGGGGCTGGCACGTCCCCGTCGCCAAGATGAAGTTCGCCGAGATCGTCGATCAGACCTGGGACCTGACGATGCAAAAGGTCGTCGCTCATATTGACGGCGTCAACGACGTCCGCCGCATCGCCTGGCTCGCTGACGTCTCGCTCGACCTGGCCACCCTCGCCCTTCGTCACCTTCTCTACTACGAcaccgtcctgctgctcgacATGTTTTTCTTCGGGTCCTGCTACGCGCCGCGCCCGGGCATCCACGACTTCGTCGCCGACcgcgacggcatcgtcgacgagtGCGCCGCCTACGTGTGCATCCATGCCCGCCAACGCGTGAGCAGCTTCATGCTCATCAAGCTGATGACGAGCTTCTGCGTCGGTAAGAGCGTCATGGAGTGGCTGCGGGCACACCAGGAAGCCGGCTTCGACGTGCTGCGGTACGTCGACGTCAGGAGGCTGGTGCAGTTCGGTGTCATCAAGGGGTGTCTATACCGCGTGCACAAGTACGTCGTCTCGAAGCAGTAcctggcggcgctggcgacggGCCAGGCCCGGCCTAAGGCTGGCGGCGACCCACTGCAGCAGTACACAGACGGGTGTCACCCGTTTGACCAGATCATCACGGAGAAGAACCTCACGGACGGCGAGATTatggagaagctcaagagCCTGCCGGTACCGAGCGGGGACCTGACGGTGTTTTATCGCTGA